Proteins encoded within one genomic window of Fragaria vesca subsp. vesca linkage group LG1, FraVesHawaii_1.0, whole genome shotgun sequence:
- the LOC101293710 gene encoding uncharacterized protein LOC101293710 has translation MVSRNEEQSPPHHQPLLSSLVVRPSTSDSGGGGGSGRRGSDYDHGEVRHEPPPPHQYTRPDRYADNPGYKIRAGSASPVRRRDTDNYSPEYGHSGGPQRRRGFGSARDPGRYRDNSPYARGGRGAGRPFGRGLDGPRVGPWTFRGEGSRNNPNVRPREGDWICSDPLCGNLNFARRDQCNSCHKFRDGPRGSPRRGYPGPPPPISPPRRFPGPPIDPPHGRHLNGYRSPPRGWARDGPREFGAGLPPPRHEDRFPDHQMRRDWLDYSDNHRGRTKFDRPIPMDRGNRDRGRDSFFERKAFERRPLSPPSPPPPLPPYRGRWAHDARQRSRSPLRGGLPPKDFNRPMYMDRGRDDRRGMGRDRIGGAY, from the exons ATGGTCTCGAGAAACGAGGAGCAAAGTCCACCGCACCATCAGCCTCTTCTCAGCAGTCTCGTCGTGCGTCCTTCCACCAGCGACAGCGGCGGAGGCGGCGGCTCTGGTCGCCGCGGAAGCGATTACGATCACGGCGAGGTCCGCCACGAGCCTCCTCCTCCACATCAGTACACTCGTCCTGATCGTTACGCCGATAACCCTG GATATAAAATACGTGCTGGTTCTGCTTCTCCTGTACGTCGTAGGGATACAGATAACTACAGTCCTGAGTACGGTCATTCAGGTGGTCCACAACGCAGGCGTGGGTTTGGTAGTGCACGGGATCCTGGTCGATATCGAGACAACTCACCTTATGCTCGAGGAGGAAGGGGTGCTGGCAGACCATTTGGTAGAGGTCTAGATGGGCCACGGGTTGGTCCTTGGACATTTAGAGGTGAAGGGAGTAGGAACAATCCAAATGTGCGCCCAAGGGAAGGAGACTGGATTTGCTCTGATCCTTT ATGTGGCAACTTGAACTTTGCAAGGCGGGACCAGTGTAACAGCTGCCACAAGTTCCGTGATGGACCTCGGGGAAGTCCTCGGAGGGGATACCCTGGCCCTCCGCCTCCAATTTCTCCACCAAGACGCTTCCCTGGTCCTCCAATTGATCCTCCCCATGGAAGACACTTGAATGGCTATAGGTCTCCTCCTCGTGGCTGGGCTAGAGATGGCCCTAGAGAGTTTGGTGCTGGGCTGCCACCTCCAAGGCACGAAGACAGGTTCCCTGACCACCAAATGCGAAGAGATTGGTTGGATTACTCAGACAACCATAGAGGAAGAACCAAGTTTGACAGGCCAATACCTATGGATAGGGGAAATAGAGATCGCGGGAGGGATAGTTTCTTTGAAAGGAAAGCATTTGAAAGGCGACCACTGTCTCCCCCTTCACCACCACCACCACTTCCTCCTTACCGTGGCCGATGGGCACATGATGCTAGACAGAGAAGCCGTTCACCGTTAAGGGGTGGGCTGCCACCAAAGGACTTTAACCGGCCTATGTACATGGATCGGGGACGAGACGATCGTCGTGGCATGGGGCGAGACCGAATTGGAGGTGCATACTAA
- the LOC101293125 gene encoding probable plastidic glucose transporter 2-like — MWVRQREAYSMYKRLSSRDYLNAADMESKEFDDTLDMEDNSALLQKSMVPEVSDPSWKLSLPHVLVATISSFLFGYHLGVVNEPLESISADLGFKGNALAEGLVVSTCLGGAFLGSLFSGWIADGVGRRRAFQLCALPMIIGAVISATSKTLAGMLIGRLFVGTGMGLGPPVASLYVTEVSPSFVRGTYGSFIQIATCLGLMGALLVGIPVKEIAGWWRVCFWLSTIPAAILALAMVFCTESPHWLHKQGRTYEAEAAFEKLLGGSHVKTAMVQLAKLDSGDETDAVSLSELFYGRHFRVVFIGSTLFALQQLSGINAVFYFSSTVFKSAGVPSGLANAFIGIANLSGSVVAMTLMDKVGRKVLLLGSFFGMAMAMAVQVVAASSYSSGPGSLYLSVGGMLMFVLTFALGAGPVPGLLLPEIFPGRIRAKAMAVCMSVHWVINFFVGLLFLQLLEKLGPQLLYSMFGTVCMMAVVFVKRNVVETKGKSLQEIEIALLPQE; from the exons ATGTGGGTCCGCCAACGTGAAGCATACTCGATGTACAAGCGGTTGTCATCGAGAGATTATTTGAATGCAGCTGATATGGAATCAAAAGAGTTTGATGATACTTTAGACATGGAAGACAACTCAG CTCTTTTGCAGAAAAGTATGGTTCCAGAAGTTTCAGACCCCTCATGGAAGCTTTCCTTACCCCATGTACTAGTGGCAACTATATCTTCATTCTTGTTCGGGTACCATCTCGG AGTAGTCAATGAACCACTTGAAAGCATTTCTGCAGATCTTGGTTTCAAGGGTAACGCATTGGCTGAAG GTCTGGTGGTGAGTACATGCTTGGGAGGTGCCTTTCTCGGATCATTATTTAGTGGATGGATAGCTGATGGAGTTGGACGTCGTAGGGCTTTTCAACTGTGTGCATTGCCCATGATTATTGGTGCTGTTATCAG TGCAACATCCAAAACTCTTGCTGGTATGCTTATAGGAAGGTTGTTTGTTGGGACTGGTATGGGTCTGGGCCCTCCTGTTGCTTCTCTTTACGTAACTGAG GTTTCTCCTTCTTTTGTGAGGGGTACATATGGTAGTTTCATCCAGATTGCAACATGCCTTGGACTTATGGGGGCTCTTCTTGTTGGAATCCCTGTGAAAGAAATTGCGGGCTG GTGGCGTGTTTGCTTTTGGTTATCTACAATTCCAGCAGCAATACTTGCTCTAGCCATGGTATTCTGTACGGAGAGTCCACATTGGCTACATAAG CAAGGAAGAACTTACGAGGCAGAAGCTGCATTTGAGAAACTCCTTGGTGGATCACATGTCAAAACGGCAATGGTACAATTAGCCAAGTTGGACAGCGGAGATGAGACAGATGCTGTAAGCCTTTCAGAGTTGTTCTATGGCCGCCATTTCAGAG TTGTTTTTATTGGGTCAACCCTGTTTGCTTTACAACAGCTATCTGGTATAAATGCCGTCTTTTATTTCTCCTCAACTGTATTCAAAAGTGCCGGAGTACCATCAGGCCTTGCAAATGCCTTCATAGGAATTGCAAATTTATCAG GGTCTGTTGTCGCAATGACATTGATGGATAAAGTAGGAAGGAAGGTGCTACTGTTAGGGAGCTTCTTTGGCATG GCAATGGCAATGGCTGTTCAAGTCGTTGCAGCGAGTTCTTATTCATCAGGACCTGGGTCACTGTACCTATCTGTTGGTGGAATGCTGAT GTTTGTTTTAACATTTGCCCTAGGAGCAGGTCCAGTTCCAGGTCTCCTTTTACCAGAAATATTTCCTGGCCGCATCAGGGCAAAAGCAATGGCTGTCTGTATGTCAGTGCATTGG GTGATAAATTTCTTCGTGGGTTTGCTCTTCTTGCAACTACTTGAAAAACTTGGCCCACAGCTTCTCTATTCTATGTTTGGTACCGTTTGCATGATGGCCGTGGTTTTTGTGAAACGAAATGTGGTGGAAACTAAAGGAAAATCGCTCCAAGAAATTGAGATAGCGCTCCTTCCACAAGAATAG
- the LOC101293421 gene encoding uncharacterized protein LOC101293421 — MAAEKAEDVAIPAAAPRGRYVNKRALKNKAVAVTFNEKSLSDFVSGFHKRKKKRRKEAEKKQGEALRRKLLELRKKRRLEKELALFGGAPPAAEGEADENDEGDASQEEDEESEPDALISGTTTYDNGDIKVTVTTSEISQEEEIHPVKKTEAVVPETVGANKKNNVPVTKKKPFKKVGKRKSGPKMQKKRDKRKGKEKGSKRR; from the exons ATGGCAGCAGAGAAGGCTGAAGACGTGGCGATTCCGGCGGCAGCTCCGCGTGGCCGTTACGTCAACAAGAGGGCTCTTAAGAACAAGGCCGTCGCCGTCACCTTCAACGAGAAAAGTCTCAG TGACTTTGTGTCTGGGTTTCACAAGAGGAAGAAGAAGAGAAGAAAGGAGGCTGAGAAGAAGCAAGGGGAGGCTCTCAGGCGTAAGCTTCTTGAGCTCCGCAAAAAG AGGAGACTAGAAAAGGAATTGGCTCTCTTTGGTGGAGCTCCCCCTGCTGCTGAGGGAGAAGCTGATGAGAATGATGAGGGAGATGCGAGCCAGGAGGAAGATGAAGAAAGTGAGCCAGATGCACTGATTTCTG GTACAACAACTTATGACAATGGTGACATAAAAGTCACAGTGACAACAAGCGAGATCTCTCAAGAAGAGGAAATCCATCCAGTTAAGAAGACAGAGGCTGTAGTGCCAGAAACAGTTGGAGCTAATAAAAAGAACAATGTTCCTGTTACCAAAAAGAAACCTTTCAAAAAAGTTGGAAAACGCAAATCAGGGCCAAAGATGCAAAAGAAAAGAGATAAGAGGAAGGGAAAGGAAAAAGGCTCGAAGAGGCGCTAG